The genomic interval CGCGGCGGCCGGAATCGCGTGGTCGCAACGGTGGAGCAGCCGGTGTCGCTCGAGGAGAGCCGGCGCAAGGCCGCGCAGGCACGCGAGCATCAGGTTGTCGCACGAGGCGGCGAGGTCGGGCAGGCGGTCGCCTAAGCCGCCGCTTCCGACCGCTTCAATTGCGCCGCCCGGTGCGATAAGACGCTCGTCCCATCACGGACGAGGCGCACGCGCATGATCACCGAAATCGCACAGATCGACGTCAAACCCGGCAGCGAGGCCGACTTCGAAGCCGCGGTCGCCAAGGCGCGCGAGGCGTTCGGCCGCTCCAAAGGGTTCTGCGGCTTCGAGCTGCACAAGTCGATCGAGAAGCCGCAACGCTACCGCCTGATGGTGAAGTGGCAGACGCTGGAGAACCACACCGTCGACTTCCGCGGCTCGGAGAACTTCACCGAGTGGCGCGGCCTCGTCGGCGGCTTCTTCGCCGCGCCGCCGGATGTCGAGCACACCGAGACGGTGCTTACGTCTCAGGGGTAATCGCCAGAGGTGCGGCGCCGGCCGGAGCGATCAGCTCGGCCGGTTCCTCGCCGCGCAGATGGTCGAGCACGACCCGGCCGATCGCCATCAGCGGCAACGCCAGCGCCAGCCCCCACAGCCCGAACACGATGCCGAGCAGGATCTGCATCGCGAACAGCGTGGCCGGCGGGATGTCGATCGCCTGACGCTGGATCAACGGCGTCAGGATGTAGCTTTCGAGCGCGTGGACGCCGAGGAAGAGCACGAAGGCGCTGACCACGGCGATCCAGCCGGAGCCGATCGCGGCAAGCACGATGATCAGCCCGCCCAGAATGGCGCCCACGGTCGGGATGAAGGCGAGCAGACCAGCCTGGATGCCGAGGATGAACGCTCCAGGAATTCCGATCAACGAAAGACCGGTCGCGGTCACGGCGAACACCGCCATCATGGTGATCAGCTGCGCCAGCAGCCAGCGTTTCAACATCTCGCCGGTGTCGGTGACGATGACATCTGCCTGCGCCCGATAGCGCCGCGGCACCATCCGCACCAATCCGTTGCGATACACCGACGGCTGCGCCGCGAAGGCCAGCCCGAGAAACATCACGATGAAGAAGTTGCCGACGGCACCGATGGTGCCGAGGATCAGCTTCAGGGTCTGGCTGACGATCGCGCCGCCGCCGGAAGCGATCTCGCCGGCGCTCGGCAGGTTGCGTGG from Rhodopseudomonas palustris carries:
- a CDS encoding AI-2E family transporter, which translates into the protein MTAPLLDRTPSRTDLAWAIALGGIATVSFAALLYASWQFAGTLFLIFAGVLFGVFLNALTELTGKLVGGPHGLRLALICLVLTSLTIGVAFLGGNTISQQAKALSGTIKTQIVNVKAFLERNGVDTGFLELNTTPSAAHPETTTPVQPRNLPSAGEIASGGGAIVSQTLKLILGTIGAVGNFFIVMFLGLAFAAQPSVYRNGLVRMVPRRYRAQADVIVTDTGEMLKRWLLAQLITMMAVFAVTATGLSLIGIPGAFILGIQAGLLAFIPTVGAILGGLIIVLAAIGSGWIAVVSAFVLFLGVHALESYILTPLIQRQAIDIPPATLFAMQILLGIVFGLWGLALALPLMAIGRVVLDHLRGEEPAELIAPAGAAPLAITPET
- a CDS encoding antibiotic biosynthesis monooxygenase family protein — protein: MITEIAQIDVKPGSEADFEAAVAKAREAFGRSKGFCGFELHKSIEKPQRYRLMVKWQTLENHTVDFRGSENFTEWRGLVGGFFAAPPDVEHTETVLTSQG